The genomic stretch CCGTGGGTCGGACATATTGTTGGTGGACATAGCAAACTGAAGACCACGCCGTCCTTCTTTCACCGCTAGAACAGCTGCTTCCGGCGTGAGAATGAAGGATGGTTTTTAGAGTAACACCAGTAGCCTAGCGTTCCTGTTCCCAATGGTAGTGGCCAGGACTGCTCTTAGCCAGAAAAAGGAGAATGAGAAAAGGCTAGAATAGTTCCTGGAAAGTAGGAAGTAtagaaaaaaaacctgaaaagagCTTTCAGTATCCTCAACACGCACTGAAATTCTGAACACGGAAGTGCTAAGCAGGAAATAAATCCTGGGGGACAATAATAAGGTTACACCCGagcaaggactttttttttttttttttttaagcttggaAGGAAGGCGGTCTCTATACAAACAGCAGTAAAGCGGGAAGCGGACTAATAAACTTAAAGTATGGCTTTTCCTGAGCCAAAGCCGCGGGCACCGGAGCTGCCGCGGAAACAATTGAAGACACTGGACTGCGGACAGGGCGCGGTGCGAGCCGTGCGATTTAATGGTAAGCGACTCCGCCTTCATCTTGGGCATCCCTCCACCTGAGGCCGGCGGTCCTGTAACCGCTGCCTACTGTTCCCAGTGGATGGCAACTACTGCCTGACGTGCGGCAGCGATAAAACCCTAAAGCTGTGGAACCCGCTGCGTGGGACGCTGCTGCGGACGTACAGTGGCCACGGCTACGAAGTGCTCGATGCGGCCGGGTGAGCGGGGTGAGCCAGGCTGGAATAAGGAACACAGAGGCTGGGATCGTGAGTGGATATTGACCTTCTTTTTTCCGTCCTCCAGCTCCTTTGACAACAGCCATCTCTGTTCTGGTGGCGGGGACAAGACGGTGGTTCTGTGGGATGTAGCAACAGGGCAGGTCGTGCGCAAATTTCGGGGCCACGCTGGAGTGAGTACAAGCCAGAAGACCCTCATTAATGTGTGCATTGTGGAGAGCCAAATTAGTGCATAGGTGGTACGAAGAAGTTCCTTCCATTACAGTCTTCCCCACGTGCCCAGCTAGTATACCCTGGCAGGCACCAAGCAGTCTTCCTTCCAGTTTCCCCAGAACCTTTCACCTTCCCTACCTCTAACTTGTGCCCTTGCTCTAATATGCAGAGTCTTGTCTTTATCCCAGTCCTCCAAAGCCCCACTCCTCTAAATTGGTAATTCCTGATTCTTAGAAGGTGAACACCGTTCAGTTTAATGAAGAAGCCACAGTCATCCTCTCTGGTGAGTCTGCAGTCTGGACAGCCAAAAACTGGCTGCTGCCCAGAGACCCAACCCTGACCTCACCTTCACGTTGGCCTTACAGGTTCTATCGATTCCAGTGTCAGATGTTGGGACTGCCGATCCAGGAAGCCTGAGCCAGTGCAGACACTAGATGAAGCCAGGGACGGCATATCCAGTGTAAAGGTGTCAGATCATGAGATCTTGGCAGGGTGAGTAGGTCCAAGCCACACTCCTTTGTCCTGGTGCCACTGGAGGTCATAGTGGccatggtttggtttttttgagaccagGCCTTGTGTAATCCAAGGTGGCCTTCAATTCCtagtcctcttgcctctacctcccaagtgctgagagtaTCAGAATGAGCCATgaagggcatggtggcacatacatgcttttaatgcccactcaggaggcagaggcatttgGATCTCTGAGTagtcagggctatgtagagaaaccctgtctcaaaacaacaataacacacgcactcatacacaAATGCTGAATCCCtggatgtgtttttgtttttctgacaggGACTcactctgtcctggaactcacagtgtaaaccaggctggccttgtggcAGTGTTCCcagctctgcctctctagtgttAGTTATAGGTATACACCTCATAGCTTGGCCCAGCTCAGATAATTAGGCAACACATCATTCTGTTAATCAAAATGAGCACCCCAAAAGTCCAAgacctgagggctggagagatggctcagtggttaaaagcactggctgctctcccagagaaatctagcttcaattcccagcgcccGTGTgatgtctgtaacttcagttccagggacctgacaccttcttctggcctgtgcaggtcccaggcatgcacatgatacacaaacatacatgcaagcaaaaacacAAATAcccagagaaaatttaaaaatggtgtaAATGCATCTGTATGGGGGATATGTATGTGGGGGATAAGTATCAGAGgtctccctggggctggagttattttttactttatcttttaatattgtgtgtgtacatgcatgtgtgtagaggtcagaggacagagtcagttctctcctttactATGTTGAGGcgagacaggatctctccctgTTTTTGTCGTGCTATGGACTCCAGGCTGACTGGCCCTTGGCTTCCCAAGAGACTCTTCCGTCTCCATCTCCCGTTTCCCCAGGACAAGAGCTAAGACACTGGATCTTGCCAGTTCACCCCGCTATGATGTGGTTTCCAGAGATCAAACTTGGATCAGCAGTCTTGCTTTTTTCCTGCTGAGACTTCCTTCTCCCCAGCCTACAGACATTACTTAATTTCAGCTCAGTGCTATGGGACTTTGCTGTGGTTGACTCCACCCTGTggcccagctcagagctgcatcAAACACAGTGGCCTCTGTACTTTTACTTCTCACCTTCCAGTCCCACTTCCAATGTTACCTTCTTGGACCTTTCTAGATCCTCCTTGGTCAGCGTCAGCTACCTAATGGTCGAAACTGTGTCGCCTCTTCCACTGAAGGAGCTGCAGTTTCTAGTCTGTCCTGTCCAGCAGGACAGTCAATAGATGCAAccatgggggctggaaagattgtCCAATGGTGTAGAGAACCcatgtttgattctcagcacccacatggtggctcacgaccatctgtaactccagttctacagAGTTCAACACTCTCTTTTGGCCTCCCCTGggaaccagacacacacatgattcatatacatacatgcagataaataATTCATGTATAAGATTACAacccaaaaaaataataaaaatttacataAGTAATCACAAGCATGAGTCAGGTAGGTGTGGTGGCTcgtgcctttcatcccagccctggggaggccaGGGCAATggagctctgagttccaggctattctggtctacagagtgagttccagaccagacaGAACCAAGTAgatgccctgtctcaaaaaattactGAGTGCCAACTATGAGAGATGCGGTGACATCTCCCAGCATTGAGAAGGCCAGGACAGGGGGACcaagagttaaaggccagcctgtctaCGGTTTGGCAGgagtggcgcatgcctttaaccctagcattcaggaagcagaagcaggcagagctcttgacaaagtgagttccaggacaaccaggaccacacatagaaaccctgtctcaaataagctGAATAAATAAAGCAGAAGTACAACTAATCTAGTCACATTAGGGATACAAGTCCCAGAAGTGAGAGGACTCGCAGCAGAGACAGCAGTAAGGTAGGACTGGTGGCAGTGTAGACCCGGAGAGAGCAAGCCTGTGTGGACTAGAGCCACCTAGTGGCTATCGGGAGGAACAGCAAGCACATCCCAAGGAGATGAACCTGCAGGTGCTGCAGAAGGAATGGCCAGCAGGACAGGGTCTGGAGGCCTGCAGGAGACATCTGGACATTTGTTTTACTGAGAGTGGTGAAAGGCCCTATTTCTTTGAGGGGAAGACTGGCATGAAGTAGCTGTGCTTCCAAACTTCCTGGTGAGCCAAGTGCGGTaggacacacctgtaatcctagcatatGAGCAAGGTTCAAGGTGAACTTGGTCACAAAGTGAATATGAGACCAGTCGGGCCTctatgagatcctatctcaaaaaacggAGAAAGCTGCTTGGGGAGCACAGGCATTAAGGACTGGGGGTTAGAGGCAAAGCCTTCATACATACAAGATAAAATAAGATGGTGGcggagatggggatggggagtGAGTCGCACTCTGAGAGTACAATTGTTTTGGTGTCTGTAGTAGGCTGGTTTCCGGATCTACCAGGATAGCAGATTTTAGGCTGCCCATTCTGCTacatggttttggtttgtttgcttgcttgagaTTCTGAGTATGAAACTCAGGGCCTGTGCATGCTaagaggccagccttgtctacagagtgagttccagatcagctagGGCtatatggagaaaccctgtcttgaaaaagacaGGTAATAAAATCTTTATAGAATATATTCCCATGCTACAGTTGGTCAAATGTGCAGATGTAGAACCCAGGAACAGGTATGGTTGACTGCTGTACCAATCAGGAGGTGTAGGATCTAGAAAGCTCTGAGGGGTTGGAAGATAGGGCATGGCTCTTTGAATGGGACCAAGCTGTCCGCTAAGACTGGGTCACAGAGCAGAAGAGCATCACTGCCTTGCTCACACTTTCCTAGATGGCCAGGAATGCACAGGGACACAGGCTGCCCTGGGTCAAAAGGTTGCAATGCCTTAGGCCGGATCTACACTTTCTTGCAGCTCTGTGGATGGCCGTGTAAGGCGCTATGACCTAAGGATGGGACAAGTCACCTCGGACTATGTGGGCAGTGAGTATGGCCTTGGAAGAGCGGGACAGTCAAAGCGGGTGGTGGAACAGACAAGAGTACCCAGACTCACCTGCCTACCATGCTCTCTCTAAGGCCCCATCACCTGCACCTGCTTCAGCCGGGATGGGCAGTGCACTCTGATATCCAGCCTGGACTCTACTCTGAGGCTTCTAGATAAAGACACAGGGGAGCTGCTGGGCGAGTGAGTCTCTATGGTTAGCCTTTGCCCCTCACCCCACTTCTGGGGTGGAACGAGCCCCTCTGATCCTATCCACCCCACTGCTAGGTATGTGGGCCATAAAAACCAGAAGTACAAGCTGGACTGCTGCCTGAGTGAGCGCGATACACACGTGGTCAGCTGCTCTGAGGACGGCAAAGTGTTcttctgggacctggtagaggtGAGCCTTCCCCCGTGCTCCTTGCTGAGGGCATCAGCTGTGCTTCTCTCATGCTCGAAAAGAGCAATGGTGACAGGTGTCTTGAGGTGGAACCTCTGGCAGTGGATGTGTGTCCCACTTTGTAGCCCATGCTGGGCTTGAATtcgtcctgcctcagcctcccaagctgGATCATGAAGAGTGAATGAGGGGAAAGCCGGAAGGATACTCAAACAAGGGGAACCTCGTATGCTCAAGGACCTGGAGATGGTGGTGACTGGAGTTGGCTCCAGATGGGTCTCAAGGAAGACAAAGCTAGGGCCTCTTTACATCCAAGGCTAGCAGTCTCTAGGCcaaggtgtggctcagtggcaggaTTTGCCTAACATTCTCAGCACCACCAAAAGAAGTCATGGAAAAGATgactgagggggttggggatttagctcagcggtagagcacttgcctagcaaacgcaaggccctgggttcggtccccagctccgaaaaaaagaaaaaggaaaaaaaagaaaaaaagaaaaaagatgactgAGGACTTCAGGCTAGATCTCAAGGAGACTAACTGATAATGATTGTTCCCTGCCATTCATTCCTTAGGGTTCCCTAGCACTGGCCCTACCTGTGGGTTCTAATGTGGTACAGTCACTGGCTTACCATCCCACAGACCCCTGCCTATTGACTGCCATGGGAGGCAGCATCCAGTACTGGCGAGAAGAGACCTACGAGGCAGAGGGTGGAGCAGGCTGAACTTATGGACCTGACACCAAGGACCCAGACCAATTCAGAAACCCAACAAAAAGGCCATTTATTCTCAAGATGCTGCTGACCAAGGAGAgggcccagggaggggctggtatgcaaataataaataaaggtgTGGCAGAAGCCTCCGTCTTTACCCATCTGCTCAGTCCTCATTCTTCTCAGCTCTGAAGGCATCTGCCTTTTGGGCGAATGTCTCAGCCACCAGCAAGGGGAAAACCAGAGATGCATCAGCATAgacctgcagaggacctgagtgagCCCGGGGCCATGGGGCAGCCCCTGGACCCTGCACCCTGGCTGGCCACCATCTACCTTTACTGGCTGTGCATCCATCCGGATCTTGCCCCAGGAGACAGCCTCATCTGGCCGGGCTCCTGAGTCTGAGCCATCAAACTCCTGGGCTGTGTTGATATAAACAGCGTAGTCAGCTCCATTCCGCTGTGGGTAGAAGAAGGCCTggtcagaagtcatagacagagaGACCACCAGAGCCACAGAGGCTGGGTATGATAGAGGAAGGCCTAGAGAGCTTTTAGAAGGACCCATCGGTACCTGAGGTTCATGGGCAGGTGGTCATGTTTCCAATACAACCACCACCTAGGTACAAGCTGTCCCACCCTAAACCAAATGTACCACTTCTGAGCACCCCATGTGACAAGCCAGTTAAAGCACGGGTGAGAATGGtgtataggggctggagagatggttcggtggCTGCCACAAGCCATCTACAGGAGACCAAACCTACCTCTGCTCCCACTACGACACTACTCTGTGCCTCAGATCCATTACCCCACCAGAGAGCATCTGCAAATATGTTCTTCCCAAATCCTGTTCTCATTCAGAGCAAGTTCCTAAATACTCTTTTTGTTCCACAGGCCCAGCTACCTCTGCAGTGTAACCTTTAAGCTGCCTTCACCACTTGAGGTGAAGATGTCTCAGGGCCTTTACCCTGGATGTTCCCTCACTGAGAATGTTCTTCCCATACATAACCTTAAGACTTGTGGATAGCACATCGATCTCTGCTCAAACTTACAATTCCAGAAGCCTGTCCCCAACACTCCCTTCAGTAAACGGCTTTCCTTTCACATTACAACATTTCGCATTGGCCCTGAACTATGAACAagccttcctcctgcctcagtctcccaagcagTCACCTTGCCTGACTGACATTACTTAGTCCTCACATGCATGTCACTTATGGCTGTCTGACCTGCCTCACCCCAACATAACtccaaagaggacagggactctggCCCATCGAGTGCACTGCTGTAGTGCACATCTAATACCACCATCTCTCAGAGCAGAGGGTGGGGATGGCTGCCAAGAGCCACTCCACTCACCATGAGGTTAGCATTGGCGATGTGGTGCTTGACCACGCCTCCACCCAGGATGATCATCCCAGTGCGCTTGGCGAAAATGGCCTGCATGTTGATGAGCCGCAGGTCTGGGAGAGAGGGCAGAGGTCAGGCCTTGGACTCGGTGGGCTTTTCTCACCCTTCTCCCAGGGCCTTAGCACCTCACCTTCAACGATGTCCAGGACCAAGCCTGGGTTTTTATAGGAATGGAAAAAGATCATGTCACCCAGTGAGCCGTCTGTGAGTGCAGGACTCAGCACAGGTATGTGGTTCTGGTGGAGATAGGACCAGTTAGCAGCTACACCTCATACCCCAGCAAAACTGATGCCCAACCCAGTGGCATCCCTCCCGACCTGAGTAGGCTGCTTGATTTCTCTGGTGCACATGACCCTCTGCTTTGCATGTGGATGCAGACGTgaggaaaaaccacacatggCTTGAAGAAGGTACTGGCACACTGAGCAGTGTCTTATTGTCCAGACTCTTGAGCTGCACTGTCCCTGGGCACATGGTACCCTGGGTCAGGCCCCACCGACTTCTAAAGCACTACACCGAGTCCCAGGAGTGTAGGGGCATAGCTAGGAGAACCCTGCAGTCAAGTGACGCCTAGCCTCTCTGTTCGACATTCCTCGTCTAACTCTGGGAAGACCAAGAATGATTACTGAGACTTTTAGGTGGCTACTAAGTCAAACAAGTCATTGCAAGTCAAAGCCTAAGTACTGTCCCCAAGAATACTGTCCCCACCCAACCCACCTTATGGGCCCAATAATACACAGACTCTGGGTTGTTGATCTCCTTCCCAAGCCGGGAGATCATCTTGGAAGGTGTCCACTTCACACCCTAACAAGGGGGAGAATATCAGTATTAGCCCATGTCTTCTGACTCAACTATGCAGGTCCACCTGAGCCCTTCCAGCCCTACCTCTGTATTCTGCTCCTGCACCATCTGGTCTAGGATGGGCATGAGCCAGTCCTCAAACTTGCAATAATTGTCATTTGGCACCAGCAGGTTCCCGATCCTAGAAATGGGATCCATGAGGGCATCAGACACTGGGACCCTCAACGCGGCTTCCCTGCTCCTACCACTACTCAGAGCCTCACCTGTTGATCCCATTCTCCCGGAGCTCCTTCCCCCTGAGGCTGAACTCGCCCAGATATGTGGGTGCCAGGCACTTGATGAGATCTTCTTCCACCCCTCCAGCAGTGGTCACCAGTACATCCACCTGTGGTCACCAGCAACAACACAGACCCTTCTTCAAAGTAGTGCCCCTAACATTGGCCTGAGCTCATCCAGACCCAAAGCATGAGctctatgacaaaaccaactcAAGCCTAAAGCAGACCCAGAAAACGTGGCACActcttgtgatcccagcactcagaaaggagGCTGAAGTCTAAGAACTGCCAGtatgggtctagagagatggctcagcagttaagagcactgactgctcttccagaggtcctgagttcaattcccagcaaccacatggtggctcacaaccatctgtaatgggatctgatgctctcttctggtgtacatgaagacagtaacagtgtgctcatatacaaaggaaggaaggaaggaaggaaggaaggaaggaaggaaggaaggaaggaagaaactgcCAGTATGTCTAAAAGCAATACTCCATTTCCTCACaccctttaagatttattttatgtatgtgaatacactctccctctcttcagacacacagaagaccccattacagatggttgtgagtcaccaggtggttgctggaaaccaaacccaaaTCTTTCACAgaacagcaaatactcttaatctctgagcctcTTCATGTTTCTTAAATGAACAATAACCCTTTTGTCTACTGGCCCAGAGAGGCTGGGGCCACTGATCTAACGTGGACCCACCATATTGTGCTGCACGAGGTAGCGAATGGTCTCCCGGATGCCAGAACTGATGAGGTTGGACGTATAGCCCAAGAAAATGGTGCAGCCTGTGAGTGGGCGGCGGCTCTGAGTCAGGTCTTCGTGATGATCTTCATCTACTGCCAGTGGTTCCAGCTTCTTCTCAATCTGGGCATAGGGGCACAGTAAAGTTGCACTAAAACTCCAAACCTCAGTGGAGGAACCCCACATGAATTGGATTCCAGACGTTGATTGCACTCAGGGAGACTACTACAAAACCAAAGCACAACCCCTGTGCAGACCCTAACCCTCCCATTCCAGGTCCTGGTCTGTCACTTGGGGTTTGTTCCCTTTTAAGAACAACACAGTGTCTTCTCTTCAGGACTCCTTCCAGTGGGAAAAGCGAATCCAGGGCTCTCCCAGCGTTAAGCTCCTCCTACAAGCCCGTTTTGATTTTAACCCCAAGCTCCTCCCATCGCGGAACACTAGTTAACCAGGACTCCGCCTCTCCCCGGCACTCACGCGGACGGAGCGGCCCCGCCTCCCACCCGGGTCGCCCGGCGCCTCACCATGGCGTTGACTTGCTGCACCGCGCGCCCGAAGTTGGTGGCCTGGAAGCCGGTGGTGCCGTAGGCTTCCAGAAGCGCGTGGTAATCTACCCCGCGGTTGAAGTCGTAACCTTGGACCTGGGCGCTCTCGGGCGGCAACGCTGAGCTGTGCTTGAGCACAGCGGCCAGCGCCGAGGAGGGCGCCGCCCCCGACGGGGTCCCCTCCATGCGCTCTCGGCCGTTCTCTGGTCACAGCAGTCTCGGTGCCCTGGAACCCGCCAAATCCTTCAGCTTGGTCCGCCGGAGCCCAGGAAATGCGACtcgggggcgggggaggggtacCGGAAGCTACTTGAGTCACATGGCCCTGGCAGCGCCTGCGGGCCTGGTAGCAGCCATTTTATTCCCGTGTTCCGTACATGTGGTCCAGGAGCTGTTTGTTATTCCTTGTAGGCAGATTCAGCTTCAAGTAGATAAAAGTGCCTGATTTGCAAACTGTCTGTCCAAATATTCTTGTCCCCCCATGAGCGAGGTGATTGTTTCTAGGACGGAGCCCTTGGACAAGTTAGTTGCAGACTTTTGTCAAATGGGAGTGTTTTCTTTCGGTGCTTCCTCGAGTCGCTACAAACTTCTTTTCCCCCTACAACCATAGTTCAATTTTCACTGGATCATAGGCCTCTGGGGAGACAGGGATGACCACCATCTTTTTGCCGAAAGAAGTTTGTTGAGAATCTTTTCTCATGCGTCCCCTTTAATGATACACTGAACCTAGGACAGGGGCACCCTCATTCTACAGTTTGTGTAATCTACACTAGAAATAGTGCTCTCTGCTGGGCGCTGCGATTTAGCAATGGACTCTGCCCTCCTGATGACTATAGTCTGATGAACAGGAAACCATTAGGTGGCTAAACCAGCaatcaggaggtggaggcaaaagaatctcgagttccaggccagcctgaactattgAAAGCAAGACCCTTTCTCAACAAAAGGGACGGGCATGGCTAGGGAAATAGCTGTCTGTACAGTCCTTGCTTTGCAAAAAAGCAAGAGTGTGGATTGAATATGTGTGTTTAATTGCCAGAACTCAAGAGGGGTAGGGGGTTGGCAATACCAGTAATAGCTCTGGGTAAGCAGAGACCAGTAGATCCTTGGGGATGGGACCTGAAGAATGGCTCAGTAGCCAAAGGCCCATGATAGAAGAGTCTGGACCTGTTTACATTAttgtctgacctccacaagcatgccATGCGTGCACAAGCTCATACACACAGGTTTAGGGACCAGGTGAATGAGAGTGacatctgaggttgtcctctggcctagaaaacacacacactctgttaAGTGTGAAGGTGGGTTGGAGGAATTGGTAACCAGAGCTGAGGGAAAAGGTGACTGGAGAAAACTGCCAAACACATGATGTTTTGACTGAGGCCAGAAGACCCAGAAAATTCCTGTTATAAAAATATCAGAGACACTATTTCCCCAAAGATGCACAGATAAAGGTCTCCCCTTCGTTTAACCTCCTCTATAGGCTAGCAGTGCCCAAATGCCACATCTGGCTGCAGGGAGATCTGCAATGGGTAGTATGCAGGAGGGCAAAAGGACTTGAATCCCAAGTGAGAGTCTGATGACACCTACTGCTGTAGGGAACAGGTTCCGTGAAGGTAGCCACACTGCACTGAGTCAGAGAATGATGGCCGATATGCTCAGATAAACCTCAGTCACCATGATTTACAAGCAGAGGAAAGAGCAGCTGGGGACCCAGCAAGAAGTTGACCTCCAGGCCAGTAAGaccatggctcagtgggtaaagccctTGCTCAGGAGGCCTGgacacctgagttcaatctcgaAGACTGGCCTGGTAGAACAGTTTCCAGAAAGATGACCTCTGACCCAATTCACATGCAACTCCCCTCCCCTCAACGCACATAAatttttttcagacagtgtcACTATGTAACTGACTGGCCTCAACCCACCGAGaaagatcaacctgcctctgtctcctgagcgctgggataaTGAATGcagttttaaaatacaaatttaaaagagGTTGCTGAAGCACTAGTCTTTAGAGAAATCAACACCAGCACCTTGACCTCATATTTCCAGCCAACAATTCCTGGGGTTTCTACAATTCAGTCTGTGGCTTTTTCTTGTAGCAGCTCAGCCAGGCTAATACACTGTTGGATGAACAGATGAACACAACAGTGTCAGGACAATCCTCGGGGGACAGCAGGAAGGATGATAAGCAGGCTGGGTGTGATGGGAGTACCCAGGCTGACTACTCGACGGGAAGAGTCAAGAGTGCCATGTGAGCCTAGGAGTCAAGGACCAGCCTAAATGATGCAGCCCCTGTCTGAGGAACGGTGGTGCTGATCATATAAATAGCAGGAAATTTCAAGAGGAAGTCTGGCAGCAGCCCCCTGTGGACTGTGCACAGGATGGATTTACTGCAAGAGGCTTCAAAACAGGAGACATTTCCTTGGCAGGGTCCTTCTGTGACCCAGGCTGCTCTCTAAATCCTGGCTCCCGGTAAACAATCTTTGCAGTTCAGCTTGGAATCTACATAATGCCAACcactccacctcccaccccagaCTGTTGTTTTTGGCGATGTTGTGCCTTGCTTTTGTAGCCTAAGCCATCCTCGACAGTGACAGGACCACAGGTGGACACTACCATATCCAAAACAGCCAGGAAAGAAGCAGGGCATAGAAACACTGGCGACAGACACATAGGGTACTGCACAGGTTCAGACCAGTGGTACAGGGTTGGAGAGAAAGGCAGGAGGCATGGACAGTGAGAGCAGGAACGGCCTAAGAAGCCCACTTAAAGGTTGCCGTGATGGTACATGAAGCAGATATGACAGTGCCTGAGAGACGAAGGGCTTTGAGATGGATGCCCGAGCTGGGATGCAGGTGTGGGAGTGAACGTGGTAAGATGTAGGACACACAGGAGTGTCTCGAGCATGATGGCAAGGTCAGCGTGGGCTATGAGGCCATCTCAAGACTCCATTACAATTGTAAAATGGAGTGGAGGAATTATTAAAGAGACTTTGGAGTTCAGGGAAGAGCTGAGCCAGGGTACAGATAGCCTTAGGGGGTGGAAGAAGCAGGGAGGAAGGTCTGCTGGGGACAGTCCACAGATATCCAGCAAGTCAGAGTCCCACATCCCTCAGGCATGCAGCCAAGTCCCCCAGGGGAGCCAAGAAACATGTGACACCAAAGCAGCCACTGGACCTCCTAGGGAACAGACCCCTTCTGTCACAGCAGCTGCCATTGTTGTTGTTACTGGTGACATTTCCCTGGGTCCTGGCTTCAAAGTCCCTGCAGGGACTGGGAAGGGGGGTGAAGAAGCCAGGTCAGTGTTGGGGAGAGAGCCAGAGTAGGGTAGATAAGGCTGGAGCAGGCAGCCGAGTGTTCAGAGTCTTCAGGGACCTAGAAGGAGCTGCAGAAGCTTGGAGTCTCGGGCTTGCACGGCCCTGCTCACCTTCTCCCAGATGGCCAGCAAGGTGGCCATCGGCAGTGACATCGGACAGGCCCGCCGGGCAGTGGAGCAACTGCGGATGGAAGCAGGCATCACCCGCATAAAGGTAAGGATCGGGACAAGCCTGAGCGTGGGCAGAGCTGTGCAGGGAGCAGGGGGATACCCAAATGTGGCTGAATCGATGGGGTTTGCAGGTATCCAAGGCAGCCACAGATCTGCTGCAGTTCTGCACGGAGCAGGccaagagtgaccccttccttGTGGGCATCCCAGCTGCCACCAACCCTTTCAAGGAAAAGAAACCCTGTGCTATCCTCTGAACCCACGATAATGCTACTGCCCCTAAGGCCTCGGATAACACAGGAAAGTCCTCAATAAAAATGACAGCTCCTGTGTTGCGATTCGTGTGTGCTGAATGGAAAGGTTAGGGGCACCACAGGTCTCTGGGACTAGTGCCCACCTGTCATTTCTCCTCCTATGCCCATTTCCAGTCACAGCTGCACATATCTGTGCACCTAGGGCCCTGCATGAAGAGACCTGCACTATGGCCGCCTGCCACATACCTACAGGGTGGTTGGAACATATATCTGCTCTCTCCATAAAAACTTATACTAGTGATTTGAGTCAGAGTTTACATGCCACACAGCCCACCAATACCTCACTAAGTACATCTGACCCAGGTGTCCATGGTGCTTGAGTGCATGCATACACAGGACAGCAGGCACCTCAGCCCCTCCTACCCACTCAGACCCAAACAGGCAAACACCGGTCACAGGAAGCTCAGACTCCAGTTTCCAACAATTGCA from Rattus norvegicus strain BN/NHsdMcwi chromosome 19, GRCr8, whole genome shotgun sequence encodes the following:
- the Dhps gene encoding deoxyhypusine synthase; the encoded protein is MEGTPSGAAPSSALAAVLKHSSALPPESAQVQGYDFNRGVDYHALLEAYGTTGFQATNFGRAVQQVNAMIEKKLEPLAVDEDHHEDLTQSRRPLTGCTIFLGYTSNLISSGIRETIRYLVQHNMVDVLVTTAGGVEEDLIKCLAPTYLGEFSLRGKELRENGINRIGNLLVPNDNYCKFEDWLMPILDQMVQEQNTEGVKWTPSKMISRLGKEINNPESVYYWAHKNHIPVLSPALTDGSLGDMIFFHSYKNPGLVLDIVEDLRLINMQAIFAKRTGMIILGGGVVKHHIANANLMRNGADYAVYINTAQEFDGSDSGARPDEAVSWGKIRMDAQPVKVYADASLVFPLLVAETFAQKADAFRAEKNED
- the Wdr83 gene encoding WD repeat domain-containing protein 83 isoform X1, which encodes MAFPEPKPRAPELPRKQLKTLDCGQGAVRAVRFNVDGNYCLTCGSDKTLKLWNPLRGTLLRTYSGHGYEVLDAAGSFDNSHLCSGGGDKTVVLWDVATGQVVRKFRGHAGKVNTVQFNEEATVILSGSIDSSVRCWDCRSRKPEPVQTLDEARDGISSVKVSDHEILAGSVDGRVRRYDLRMGQVTSDYVGSPITCTCFSRDGQCTLISSLDSTLRLLDKDTGELLGEYVGHKNQKYKLDCCLSERDTHVVSCSEDGKVFFWDLVETPAY
- the Wdr83 gene encoding WD repeat domain-containing protein 83 (The RefSeq protein has 1 substitution compared to this genomic sequence), whose product is MAFPEPKPRAPELPRKQLKTLDCGQGAVRAVRFNVDGNYCLTCGSDKTLKLWNPLRGTLLRTYSGHGYEVLDAAGSFDNSHLCSGGGDKTVVLWDVATGQVVRKFRGHAGKVNTVQFNEEATVILSGSIDSSVRCWDCRSRKPEPVQTLDEARDGISSVKVSDHEILAGSVDGRVRRYDLRMGQVTSDYVGSPITCTCFSRDGQCTLISSLDSTLRLLDKDTGELLGEYVGHKNQKYKLDCCLSERDTHVVSCSEDGKVFFWDLVEGSLALALPVGSNVVQSLAYHPADPCLLTAMGGSIQYWREETYEAEGGAG
- the Gng14 gene encoding putative guanine nucleotide-binding protein G(I)/G(S)/G(O) subunit gamma-14 — protein: MASKVAIGSDIGQARRAVEQLRMEAGITRIKVSKAATDLLQFCTEQAKSDPFLVGIPAATNPFKEKKPCAIL